Part of the Longimicrobium sp. genome, CCGAATTCCGGCCCCCTCCCGCACGGAACTGCTGTGCGGAGCGGGGGTGAACTTCGATCGGGGTTCGGCCGGCTTTGGCGCCGCCCCGGGCGCCTCCCATCCCCAGCCCTTCCCCCGCAAACTGCGCGGGGGAAGGGAGCCAGTGTGGTGCGCTTCCCGAGCCCGTCGCCGCACCGGGGCCTGTCATCCCTTGGCCCAGGCGCGCTGCCTCGGGCGGGTGCCGGTGTTCGGGCTGGGGCTGCTGCATGGTGAGGCGCGCTTCGATTGCTCCGGCGCATTCCCCCGGCTGCCCTCTCCCCCGCCCCTCTGGAGAATTCGTGTGCATCTCGGCTGGCTCCGAGCACTCGACTTCGCGTGCAGTCCGCGAAGGCGGACTTCGGGCCTTTGTTGCCGCGAATTCATTCGCCCCCGCACGGCCGAGGCCTCCGCACCGGGCCTGCGACTTGCGCCAGCCGCCACCCCGCGCACCCGCGAAGGTGCGCTCGATCGATCAACGGAAAACGGCGAGGATGTACGGATGGCGGGGATTCTGGACGGGAAGACGGCCGTGGTGACGGGCGGCAGCAAGGGGATCGGCTACTCGATCGGCGAGTACCTGGCGCGGGCCGCCGCCAACGTGGTGATCTCGGCCCGCAACGCCGGCGAGGTGAAGGCCGCGGCGGACCGGCTGAATGCGCTAGGAGCGGGCACCGTGATCGGCGTGCAGGCCGACGTGCGGAGCTACGAAGACGTGCAGCGGATGATCGCGGCGGCGGCGGAACTGGGGGATGGGCTCGACATCCTGATCAACAACGCCGGCGTGGGCGGGTTCGCGCCGATGGACCAGATCTCGGTCGACCTCTGGCATTCGATCATCGAAACCAACCTGAACGGCGTCTTCTACTGCTGCCGCGAGGCCGTGCCCCACATGCGCAAGCGCGGCGCGGGGTGGATCATCAACATCGGCTCGCTGGCGGGCAAGAACCCGTTCGCGGGCGGCGCGGCGTACAACGCCAGCAAGTTCGCCATCGTGGGCTTCAGCGAGGCGATGATGCTGGACGTGCGGGAGGACAACATCCGCACCAGCTACATCATGCCCGGCTCCGTGGCGACGTACTTCAACGACCACACGCCCAACGAGGCCGACGCCTGGAAGATCCAGCCCGGGGACATCGCGCAGATCGTGATGGACCTGCTGGCCATGAACCCGCGCACCCTTCCCTCCCGCGTGGAGGTTCGCCCGAGCCGCCCGCCCAAGCGCTGAGCGATGGCCGGCGAGGGGAAGGGCGGCACGGCGGCGGCGTCCGCGGCGGGCGAGTCCGGGCGCGGGCCGAAGGTGCGCGCGATGATCTGGGACCTGGACGGCACCCTCTCCGACGACAAGGCGCGCGCCCACTTCGTGGAGGTGGAGCAGGGGCGGGCGCGCGACTGGAAGTCCTACTTCGACGCCATCGACGCCGACCCGCCCATCGCCGCCTCGATGGAGGTGCTGCGGGCGATGCACGCGGCGGGAATCCGCATCATCTTCCTGACCGGCCGGCCCGAGTACACGCGCCCCAAGACGGAGCGCTGGCTGAGGGCCAACGGGCTGACCGACTACGACGCGCTGGTGATGCGCCCCGGGGGCGACTTCCGGCCGGCGGGCTACTTCAAGGTCGAGGCGGTGGCGCGGCTGCGGCGGAAGTACGAGCTGGTGTGCGCCTTCGAGGACCGCATCGACGTGGCCGAGGCGCTACGCCAGGCCGGCGTGCCCGTCTTCCTCTACGGCGCCGGTGCCGAAGCCGCGGCCGAGGCCCTGGAAGCTCTCGACGTCGGCCAGGACGACCTCACCTCCGGCGGCGATCCGCGGCGCGGACATGAGAAGCGATACAAACCCCGCCGCGCTGAAGACACTTAGCGACACCGCAAACACCTCTACATCGG contains:
- a CDS encoding SDR family oxidoreductase, translated to MAGILDGKTAVVTGGSKGIGYSIGEYLARAAANVVISARNAGEVKAAADRLNALGAGTVIGVQADVRSYEDVQRMIAAAAELGDGLDILINNAGVGGFAPMDQISVDLWHSIIETNLNGVFYCCREAVPHMRKRGAGWIINIGSLAGKNPFAGGAAYNASKFAIVGFSEAMMLDVREDNIRTSYIMPGSVATYFNDHTPNEADAWKIQPGDIAQIVMDLLAMNPRTLPSRVEVRPSRPPKR
- a CDS encoding HAD family acid phosphatase, encoding MAGEGKGGTAAASAAGESGRGPKVRAMIWDLDGTLSDDKARAHFVEVEQGRARDWKSYFDAIDADPPIAASMEVLRAMHAAGIRIIFLTGRPEYTRPKTERWLRANGLTDYDALVMRPGGDFRPAGYFKVEAVARLRRKYELVCAFEDRIDVAEALRQAGVPVFLYGAGAEAAAEALEALDVGQDDLTSGGDPRRGHEKRYKPRRAEDT